The Oryzias melastigma strain HK-1 linkage group LG6, ASM292280v2, whole genome shotgun sequence genome includes a window with the following:
- the LOC112141129 gene encoding anoctamin-1 isoform X3, with translation MGITSLLGSGVYTAAYPLHDGDINEESAEPNDRKLLYDEWANYSVFYKYQPIGLVRKYFGEKIGLYFAWLGLYTQMLIPASLVGAIVFLYGCATVDDNVPSMEICHPKNNITMCPLCDRVCGYWKLSTSCGTARASHLFDNPATVFFSVFMALWAAMFMEHWKRRQMRLNYEWDLTGFEDEEEALKDHPRAEYEFRVMQKSLKRETQSKHKVEKLTFRDRLPAYMTNIVMMLLMVGVTFAIVFGVILYRISTKAALHMSSNPTTRNHAQLTVKTTAAIINLVVILILDEVYGAVARWLTVLEAPKTDKSFEERLIFKTFILKFFNAFTPIIYIAFFRGRLVGRPGRYLYVFESYRMEECAHGGCLMELCIQLSITMLGKQLIQNNLFEIGIPKLKKLIRYIRSKPGAFQEDERTKKLQRYEADHFLEPFAGLTPEYMEMIIQFGFVTLFVASFPLAPLFALLNNIIEIRLDAKKFVSELRRPVAARAKDIGIWYNILRGVAKVAIIINAFVISFTSDFIPRMVYQYMYSPDGSMHGFVNHTLSYFNTSHFEAGRETIDPLHLGFPVEVCRYKDYREPHWSSTPYEVSKEFWAVLAVRLAFVIIFQNVVMLMNDVVDWLIPDIPKDISLQIHKEKILLIDLFMKEEQGKISVGERRAPSTLTENCSRRSNSSTHHAKTDHLDSTRHTNSTSRF, from the exons ATGG GTATTACCAGTTTGCTTGGCAGTGGTGTTTACACGGCAGCTTATCCTCTTCATGAT GGAGACATCAACGAAGAGAGCGCAGAGCCCAACGACAGAAAG CTGTTGTACGACGAGTGGGCCAACTACAGCGTCTTCTATAAATACCAGCCCATCGGACTAGTGCG AAAGTATTTTGGTGAGAAGATCGGTTTGTACTTCGCCTGGCTGGGTTTGTACACCCAGATGTTGATTCCCGCCTCCCTCGTGGGCgccattgtttttttgtatggATGTGCAACAGTTGACGACAACGTACCAAG CATGGAGATCTGCCATCCGAAGAACAACATCACCATGTGTCCGCTGTGTGACCGAGTGTGCGGGTACTGGAAGCTGAGCACTTCCTGTGGGACGGCGCGCGCCAGTCACCTGTTCGACAACCCCGCCACCGTCTTCTTCTCCGTCTTCATGGCGCTGTGGG CTGCCATGTTCATGGAACACTGGAAGAGGAGGCAGATGAGGCTGAACTATGAGTGGGACCTTACCGGCTTTGAGGATGAGGAG GAGGCACTAAAG GACCATCCCAGGGCTGAGTATGAGTTCAGAGTAATGCAGAAGTCTCTGAAGAGGGAAACACAATCAAAGCACAAG GTGGAAAAGCTGACCTTCCGAGACCGCCTCCCGGCCTACATGACCAACATCGTCATGATGCTGCTGATG GTTGGCGTCACCTTTGCCATCGTGTTTGGCGTGATCCTCTACCGGATCTCCACCAAAGCCGCCCTTCACATGAGCTCCAACCCCACTACGAGGAACCATGCACAGCTGACCGTTAAAACCACAGCTGCCATCATCAACCTGGTGGTCATCCTCATTCTGGATGAGGTGTATGGAGCTGTGGCCCGATGGCTAACCGTGCTGG AGGCtcctaaaacagacaaaagcttTGAGGAGCGACTGATCTTCAAAACCTTCATCCTCAAGTTCTTCAACGCCTTCACACCCATCATCTACATCGCTTTCTTCAGAGGAAG ACTGGTGGGCCGACCGGGCCGGTACCTTTACGTGTTTGAATCCTACCGCATGGAGGAG TGTGCTCATGGAGGCTGCCTGATGGAGCTGTGTATCCAGCTGAGCATCACCATGCTGGGAAAGCAACTCATTCAGAACAACCTCTTTGAGATTGGCATACC gaagctgaagaagctgatTCGATATATTCGGTCAAAACCAGGAGCTTTCCAGGAAGACGAGAGGACGAAGAAGCTGCAGAGATACGAGGCCGACCACTTCCTGGAGCCGTTTGCTGGATTAACGCCTGAATACATGGAAATGA TCATCCAGTTCGGGTTTGTGACGCTGTTTGTGGCCTCCTTCCCGCTGGCGCCGCTCTTCGCTCTTCTCAACAACATCATCGAAATCCGACTCGACGCCAAGAAGTTCGTGTCTGAGCTGAGGAGACCCGTTGCAGCGCGAGCAAAAGACATCG GCATCTGGTACAACATACTGAGAGGGGTTGCAAAAGTGGCCATCATCATCAAC GCATTTGTCATCTCCTTCACATCGGACTTCATCCCTCGGATGGTCTACCAGTACATGTACAGCCCAGACGGCTCCATGCATGGATTTGTCAACCACACACTTTCCTACTTCAATACCAGTCACTTTGAGGCTGGCAGAGAAACCATTGACCCCCTGCACCTGGGCTTCCCTGTGGAGGTTTGCAG ATATAAAGACTACAGAGAACCTCATTGGTCTTCCACTCCATACGAGGTCTCCAAGGAGTTCTGGGCAGTTCTGGCGGTGCGGCTGGCCTTCGTCATCATCTTCCAG AACGTTGTGATGCTCATGAACGACGTTGTGGACTGGCTGATCCCAGACATACCCAAAGACATCAGCCTGCAGATCCACAAGGAAAAGATTCTGCTGATTGACCTTTTTATGAAAGAGGAACAAGGAAAGATCAGCGTGGGCGAGAGGAGAGCCCCCTCTACCCTGACGGAgaactgcagcaggaggagcaacAGCTCAACGCACCACGCCAAGACGGATCACCTGGACTCCACGCGCCACACAAACAGCACCAGCAGATTCTGA